The DNA segment GCCTGAAGTTCGGTCTCGAGCCTCATGGAGGCGTCCGGGTGCTTCGGTGACCGCACCCGCCACTGCTTCCCCGAGTCATCGACCAACAGCGCCGACTCGAAGTCTGCTGCATCGTCCGGGACGCCCGCCACCCCGGTGGGGGTAAGCCCGGGTACGGCGGCGCTGGCAATCGCGGCGAGTTCCATGGGTGTCCGTTTCACATCCTCAACGGTAGGGCTGACACCCCCATAATGGGGTGGTAACGGGCGGCGAGTCGTCAGAACCTCGTCCACCGTCCGCCGAAAAGCCCTGTGAAATGTGTTTTGGGGGAGCAAGAACGTACCGTAGAACCATGAGTGAAACCCTCCGGATCCCTGCACTGCCATCCTTCGGAAATCTCCCCCTGGCACGGGTGTCCCTGGACCGGGGCGGTGCCCTCCGGTCCGACCCTGCGCTCCTGGATGAGCTGTGGGGAGCACCCGGCACCCGGGTGATGTTCATTGCGGGGGGCCGGTCACCGGTGGTTGGCGGCCAGCTGATGCTGAAGGATTCGGCTCAGGTGGAGCGTCCGGACACGCCCATTTATCTCGGCAGGACACTCACGGATGAGCCCGACCATGGCGGTGTCACCGAAGGCACCCATATTCTTTTGGCGGTTCTGGACGCGGTGGACCCGGACATCCTTGACGACGGCGGCTGGGTGGGCCTGCGCGAGGCCGCGACTCTCCTGTCTGGTCGGGACGCAGGTATTTTCGTCCAGGCGGCCGCCATTGCCAACTGGCATGCCAAACACACCCACTGCCCCCGCTGTGGCACGCTGACCGAGGTTGTTGAGGGCGGGTGGGTGCGTCGCTGCCCGACCGACGGCACAGGCCACTACCCCCGGACCGACCCGGCTATCATCGTCGCAGTTGTCGACGACGACGATCGGCTCCTGCTGGGATCGGCTGCTGCCTGGCCGGAGGGAAGGTTCTCCACCCTCGCCGGGTTTGTTGAACCGGGTGAATCACTCGAGGGCGCGGTGATTCGTGAGGTCGCCGAAGAGTCGGGAATCGAAGTGCATTCGCCGCAGTACCTCGGTTCACAACCATGGCCCTTCCCTGCCTCCCTGATGCTGGGCTTCATCGCTACGGCCGTGAATACCAATCAGGTGCCCGACGGCGTGGAGATCATGGACGTCAGGTGGTTCACCCGCTCAGAACTCGCGACAGCGGTGCGCGACGGCGACATCAGCGTCCCCACGGGGGCGTCGGTCTCCCGGGCACTGATTGAGCACTGGTACGGCGGTCCCCTCGATGAGTCCGTCGCGGAGGGTCAACCATAGGCATGGAAACAACTCTCGAAGAGAGGATCCTGGCCGGCCTCGATGACGAACAGCGCACAGTCGCGTCCACCCTCACCGGGCCACTGTGTGTTCTGGCCGGTGCAGGTACGGGCAAGACCAGGGCCATCACCCACCGGATCGCCTACGGCGTCCATACCGGGGTCTACAAACCACAGCAGGTGCTCGCCGTCACCTTCACGGCACGTGCCGCTGCGGAGATGCGCACCCGGCTTCGCGACCTATCCGCCCAGGGGGTGCAGGCGCGGACGTTTCACGCCGCCGCACTTCGCCAACTCCAGTACTTCTGGCCCACTGCGGTGGGCGGCCCGCTCCCGGCCCTCCTCGACCACAAGGCCCAGCTGATCGCGGAGGCCGCCCGACGGTTGCGGCTTTCCACCGACCGTGCGGCGATCCGGGACGTAGCGGCAGAAATTGAATGGGCCAAGGTCTCGATGCTCACCCCTGAGCGGTACACAGCGGCGGCCGCCGGCCGGGTGGAACCCGCTGGCATGGACCTCACCACCGTGGCCCGAATCTTTGCGGGCTACGAGGACCTGAAGATCGACCGCAATGTGATCGACTTTGAGGACGTCCTGCTCATCACAGTGGGCATCCTGCAGGAGGACGAGAAGGTCGCGGCCACCGTGCGTGCCCAGTACCGCCACTTCGTGGTTGACGAATACCAGGACGTTTCCCCGCTCCAGCAGCGTCTGCTCGACCTGTGGCTCGGTGACCGGCGTGAACTCTGTGTCGTCGGTGATGCGAGCCAGACGATCTACTCGTTCACCGGGGCGACATCGCGTCACCTGCTCGACTTCACCGGTCGGTACGAGGGAGCCCAGGTGGTACGGCTGGTCCGGGACTACCGGTCCACGCCCCAGGTGGTCCGGCTCGCCAACAACCTACTTGCGGCCCGGACCGCGGAAACCGGTAGGCATCCCGGTTCGTCCAGCTGGTCGACCCCGCTGGAACTGATCGCGCAGCGGCCAGCCGGTCCTGAGCCCTTCTTCACCGAGTGCAGTGATGATGAAGCCGAAGCGGCCGAGGCAGCACGCCGGATCGCCGCGCTGCTGGACAGCGGGGTGCTGGCCAGTGAAATCGCCATCCTCTACCGCACCAACGGGCAATCCGCAGCTTATGAACAGGCGCTCGCCAGCGCCGGGATCGGGTACCAGTTGCGCGGCGGTGAACGGTTCTTCGCGCGCCGGGAAGTCCGGGACTCGCTGCTGCAACTGCGCGCCGGTGCACGGACTGCCGGGTCCGACGACGTCCCCCAGCTGGTCCGCGACATCCTGGCCAGCCTTGGGTACACAGCCGTAGCGCCGGGCAGCTCGGGTGCCGTCCGGGAAAAGTGGGAATCGCTCGCCGCGCTGGTTGCACTGGCTGACGAGCTTAGCGAGTCACGGGCGGCGGACGGGTTCACCCTGCAGGACTTCGTTGCCGAACTTGAGGAGCGGGCCGCAGCCCAGCACGCTCCCACCGTGCAGGGGGTCACCCTGGCCTCCCTCCACGCCGCAAAGGGCCTTGAATGGGACGCGGTCTTCCTGGTGGGACTCAGCGAGGGCCTGATGCCGATCTCTTTCGCTGATACGCCCGAAGCGGTCGACGAGGAGCGCAGGCTCCTTTACGTTGGTATCACCCGGGCGCGGGAGCACCTGGCTCTGTCCTGGTCGACCGCGCGCACCCCGGGCGGGCGCGCCAGCCGGAAACCTACCCGCTTCCTCGACGGGCTGCGCCCCACCGCCGATGGCGAACGGGTCTACCGCACTCCGAAGGCCAGGCAGCCACGCAAGGTATCGGCCCCGTCCACCTGCCGGGTGTGCGGGAAGGTGTTGGGCTCCGGGTCCGAGCGGAAGATCGGCCGCTGCGCTGACTGTCCGGCAACCTACCAGGAAGCCACGTTCGAGGCGCTGCGAGCCTGGCGCCTGGAACAGGCGCGTGAGAACGACGTGCCAGCGTTTGTGGTGTTTACGGATGCCACGCTGGTCGCCATCGCCGAGGCACGACCGGAAACCATCGAGTCCCTCGGCGGTCTCGCCGGGATTGGGCCGTCAAAGCTGGAGAAGTACGGCGAGTCAGTCCTGGGTATTATCGCGGACAGCAACTCCTCATGACCGCCGCGCCTGCCGATGGCTGGTCGCCGGGGACCGGCAACCCACCCGTTGAAGTCCGACGCTCGGCGCGCCGGCGGCGCACTGTGAGCGCGGACCTGCGCGACGGCGTCGTCGTCGTCTCTATCCCCGCCCACTTCAGCGCCGCGCAGGAGAGGGAGTGGGTGCACCGGATGGTCACCAAGCTCCAGTCCAAATACCAGCAGGCGCCCCGGCCGGAGGATGGCGACGGGGCCTCCGGGTGCGCGGATGAGCTTCTGCAGCGGGCGGCCGGTCTGTCGCGGGACTACCTGCAGGGTAGGGGGCAGCCCCTGAAGATCGGGTGGGTGAGAAACCAGAACTCCCGGTGGGCCTCGGCCACTCCGTCACGCAGGAGGATCAGGCTGTCCCACAAACTGCAGGGCATGCCCGACTGGGTGGTTGACTATGTGATCCTGCATGAGATGGCACACCTGATCGAACCGTCCCACAACAGGGCCTTCTGGCGGCTGCTGGAGGCCTACCCGCAGACGGAAACAGCGAAGGCCTTTCTTGCCGGTGCGGCCTTCGCGGCCAACCACGCGTTGGTTGGCCGCTAGGCAGCGACCCGGGTGCCCGGCCGAGGCCCTGCCAGAGCTCTGTCAGGGTGAGTCGTCAGCGACGACGCCGCGCGGCGTCGAGCCAGTAGTTGCTGAAGCCAGCATCGGCCGGGTCGATGTTGGTACCGGGGGGAACAATCCCGTCGATCCGGTCAAGGGCCGCGTCGTCGAGTTCCAGGGCCGCCGCGTCGAGCAACGATTCGAGCTGCTCCATAGTGCGGGGCCCGATGATCGCGCTGGTGACCCCCGGATGGCGGAGGACGAAGGCCAATGCGAGGTGCGTCAGGGGCACCCCCAGATCGTCAGCCAGTCCGCCCAGGGCGTCGGCCGCCTCGAACTTCGCAGCGGTGACGGGGTTGGTCAGGTCGAAGGGATCCTTTTCGGAGCCACGCCTCGTCGCTGGGAGGTCCTGGCCCTTGCGGTACTTCCCGCTCAACCAGCCACCAGCGAGCGGGCTCCACACCAGCGTCCCCATCGAGTGGCGGTGAGTGGTCGGCAGAAGATCAGCTTCAACGCCCCGCGCCAGCAGGGAGTAGGGCGGCTGCTCGGTGACAAAGCGGGAGGTGCGATGCTCCCGGGCGGTCCACTGGGCTTCAACCACCTGCGAGGGCTGGAACGTTGACGAGCCAATGTAACGGACCTTGCCCTGACGGACGAGGTCATCGAGTGCACCGAGGGTTTCGTCGATGTCGGTGTGCTCATCGGGCCGGTGCATTTGGTACAGGTCGATGTAGTCGGTGCCCAACCGGCGCAGCGAGTCCTCGACCGCGCGCATGATCCAGTGGCGGGACCCGCCGCGATAGTTCGGTTGCTGCTTCATCCCATTGAAGAATTTGGTAGCGATCACCAGGTCTTCGCGGTTGCCGTGCTCGGCAATCGCCTTGCCGAGAATTTCCTCCGACTCGCCGTACGCGTAGATGTCGGCGCTGTCAATGAAGTTGATTCCCGAATCGATGGCGCGCCGGATGATCCGCACCGAATCCTGGTGGTCCTTGTTGCCCCAGTCGCCGAACATCATGGTGCCGAGGCAGAGGCGGCTAACCTCCACGCCGGTCCTGCCGAGCTGGGTCGTGGGCTGGGTCGTGGTGTGCTCAGACACTAGGCTTTCCCGCTTTCGGAACTGTCGTCGTCGTTGTCGTTCTTCTCGGGCTCGTCGGTCGGGTCAGCCTCAGCCGCTTCGGGGGCCTCGTCAAAACCGCCGTCCAGCAAACGCTGCAGGGCCGCATCGACCTCGGAGTCCGAGGACTCAGCGAGCTGCCGACGCTGACTGAACCCCTGGGGGTCATCGAGGTCCTCTGCTGTCGGCAACAGATCGGGGTGGTCCCAAACTGCGTCCCGGCCATCGATACCGCGCTCTTCGGTCAGGTGAGCCCACAGCGCGGCCGCGTCGCGGAGCCGCCGGGGGCGTAGCTCAAGTCCCACGAGCGAAGCGAACGCCTGCTCGGCGGGCCCGCCGGTGGCGCGGCGGCGCCGCACCATTTCCCGCAGGGCAGCGGAGGATGGCAGGTTGGCGGTGGCGGTGGCGGTCAGTTCGTCGACCCACCCCTCCACCAGGGCAAGGGCGGTTTCCAACCGGACCAACGCGGCGTCCTGCTGTGGGGTGCGTCCTGGCATGAAAACACCCTCGGACAGGGCAGCCTGCATCGACTCGGGGTTGGACGGGTCAATGTCCCGTGCGACCTCTTCGATCTTGGACATGTCGATGTGGATCCCGCGGGCGTAACTTTCAATTGCGCTCAGCAGGTGGCCGGAGAGCCACGGCACCCTGGTGAACAGACGGGTATGGGCGGCTTCGCGCACCGCGAGGAACAGCCTGACTTCCTGCTCCGGAATGTCCAGACCCTCCCCGAACGCGCTGACATTCGCAGGGAGGAGTGCCATTTGCCCCTCGGCCAGCGGCACGCCGATGTCTGTGGAACTCACCACGTCCTTGGACAGGCCACCGACCGCCTGGCCCAGCTGCATGCCGAACATGGCACCGCCCAGATTCTGGAGCATCGAGGACGCCCCGCCCATCATGGTTTTCATTTCCTCGGGCAGCTGCTCCGAGATTGCATCGGACAACGCCTTCGCGATGCTGACAGCTACCGGTTCGGTCAACCGTTTCCAGGTGTCCATGGTCGCCTCGACCCATTCGGCACGCGACCACGCACGGCCGAGGGTGCTGGTGGACGGGAAGTCTGTCACCGGATCCAGCCACATTTCGGCGAGCTTCAGGGCCTCGTCGACGTCGCGGCGCTGCTGTGGTGTGACCGAAGGGTCACTATCGGCGGCCGCGACACGTCGGGCATGCTCATGGGCGAGCTGCCAGTTCACCGGACCGTCGCTCTGCGCAGCGAACATCGCCTGCACCTGCTGCATCATCATCGCCATCGCCTGGGGATCCGAAGGCAGCCCCGCGGCCTTGGCGAGCTCCTGCGGGTCCATACCCTGCGCGTTACCACCCATCAGGCGCGCCAGCATTTCGGCGAGGGGGTCCTTGGGAGTGTCGCCGTCGTCGTTCGACGGATCTGACGGGTTGGAGGTCACTGCTACCACCGGTCCTGGAATTGACTGCTGTTGGATGTGGCTGCGGCTAGAGCAGAAAGTGGCTCAGCTGCAGCCGGTGAACAACTTGTTCTGGCGCCCACGTTACCCGCCGCCGCCGGGCGTTGTCCCGGGCGCGCTGAACCGTTCGCTGAGGGCAAAGCAGACACCTGGCCAGCGGTAGGTGCCCCTGGTCGGTGCACGAAGTACGCTGGAGAGGCTCACGAGTGGGGTCCGGTGAACCGGCAAAGTCTGGCAAAGACAAGTTGTTCAATCACGCACCACCAGCCAAGAGCGCCGTGTCTGATCGTCGTGGCAGTGTCTGAAGAAGGGCAGTGCCTGAATTCAAGAGAAGGTTCCCTGTTGACCCAGCCCACCCACGTCGACGTCCCGGCACCGCCCAGCAAGGCAACGAGGGACCCCCGCTTTACGGTGATGGTGGTGTCGGGATTCCTGGCGCTCCTGCTGGGTGCGGCGGCGATTCTGTTGCCAGCACCCTACGTGGTGGAGTCTCCCGGCCCAACCTTCAACACCATCGGGGAAATCGATTCCCAGCCACTCATTGAGGTGGACGGTAGGGAAACCTTCCCGACCTCCGGCGACCTTGATCTCACCACCGTGTATGTGACCGGTGGGCCGGGAACCCAGCTCGGTATTTTTGAAGTCTTCAGGGCGTGGCTCGACCCCACCGAGTCGGTCGTGCCACGCGAACTGAGGTACCCGCCCGAGGTCACCCAGGAAGACATCCAGGAGCAGAACGCCGTCGCGATGACGTCCTCCCAGGAATCGGCAATCGCCGCAGCCCTCGCCCACCTGAATATCGAGTTCGAAGAGGAGCTCTCCGTCGCTGGTCTGGTCGAAGACGCGGCAGCGGCAGGAATCCTGGAGGAGGGCGACGTCATCACCTCTGTCGACGGGACCGACGTGACCAATATCGGGGTGCTCAGGGATTCATTGAATGCAGCGAACGGCTCAGCGGTCGATATCGGGCTATTGCGCGACGGCGGGGAGCTCACCGAGTCCGTCATCCCCAAGGAGTCACCGG comes from the Arthrobacter sp. CAN_C5 genome and includes:
- the nudC gene encoding NAD(+) diphosphatase, whose product is MSETLRIPALPSFGNLPLARVSLDRGGALRSDPALLDELWGAPGTRVMFIAGGRSPVVGGQLMLKDSAQVERPDTPIYLGRTLTDEPDHGGVTEGTHILLAVLDAVDPDILDDGGWVGLREAATLLSGRDAGIFVQAAAIANWHAKHTHCPRCGTLTEVVEGGWVRRCPTDGTGHYPRTDPAIIVAVVDDDDRLLLGSAAAWPEGRFSTLAGFVEPGESLEGAVIREVAEESGIEVHSPQYLGSQPWPFPASLMLGFIATAVNTNQVPDGVEIMDVRWFTRSELATAVRDGDISVPTGASVSRALIEHWYGGPLDESVAEGQP
- a CDS encoding ATP-dependent DNA helicase UvrD2, which encodes METTLEERILAGLDDEQRTVASTLTGPLCVLAGAGTGKTRAITHRIAYGVHTGVYKPQQVLAVTFTARAAAEMRTRLRDLSAQGVQARTFHAAALRQLQYFWPTAVGGPLPALLDHKAQLIAEAARRLRLSTDRAAIRDVAAEIEWAKVSMLTPERYTAAAAGRVEPAGMDLTTVARIFAGYEDLKIDRNVIDFEDVLLITVGILQEDEKVAATVRAQYRHFVVDEYQDVSPLQQRLLDLWLGDRRELCVVGDASQTIYSFTGATSRHLLDFTGRYEGAQVVRLVRDYRSTPQVVRLANNLLAARTAETGRHPGSSSWSTPLELIAQRPAGPEPFFTECSDDEAEAAEAARRIAALLDSGVLASEIAILYRTNGQSAAYEQALASAGIGYQLRGGERFFARREVRDSLLQLRAGARTAGSDDVPQLVRDILASLGYTAVAPGSSGAVREKWESLAALVALADELSESRAADGFTLQDFVAELEERAAAQHAPTVQGVTLASLHAAKGLEWDAVFLVGLSEGLMPISFADTPEAVDEERRLLYVGITRAREHLALSWSTARTPGGRASRKPTRFLDGLRPTADGERVYRTPKARQPRKVSAPSTCRVCGKVLGSGSERKIGRCADCPATYQEATFEALRAWRLEQARENDVPAFVVFTDATLVAIAEARPETIESLGGLAGIGPSKLEKYGESVLGIIADSNSS
- a CDS encoding M48 family metallopeptidase yields the protein MTAAPADGWSPGTGNPPVEVRRSARRRRTVSADLRDGVVVVSIPAHFSAAQEREWVHRMVTKLQSKYQQAPRPEDGDGASGCADELLQRAAGLSRDYLQGRGQPLKIGWVRNQNSRWASATPSRRRIRLSHKLQGMPDWVVDYVILHEMAHLIEPSHNRAFWRLLEAYPQTETAKAFLAGAAFAANHALVGR
- a CDS encoding aldo/keto reductase, whose protein sequence is MSEHTTTQPTTQLGRTGVEVSRLCLGTMMFGDWGNKDHQDSVRIIRRAIDSGINFIDSADIYAYGESEEILGKAIAEHGNREDLVIATKFFNGMKQQPNYRGGSRHWIMRAVEDSLRRLGTDYIDLYQMHRPDEHTDIDETLGALDDLVRQGKVRYIGSSTFQPSQVVEAQWTAREHRTSRFVTEQPPYSLLARGVEADLLPTTHRHSMGTLVWSPLAGGWLSGKYRKGQDLPATRRGSEKDPFDLTNPVTAAKFEAADALGGLADDLGVPLTHLALAFVLRHPGVTSAIIGPRTMEQLESLLDAAALELDDAALDRIDGIVPPGTNIDPADAGFSNYWLDAARRRR
- a CDS encoding zinc-dependent metalloprotease, which gives rise to MTSNPSDPSNDDGDTPKDPLAEMLARLMGGNAQGMDPQELAKAAGLPSDPQAMAMMMQQVQAMFAAQSDGPVNWQLAHEHARRVAAADSDPSVTPQQRRDVDEALKLAEMWLDPVTDFPSTSTLGRAWSRAEWVEATMDTWKRLTEPVAVSIAKALSDAISEQLPEEMKTMMGGASSMLQNLGGAMFGMQLGQAVGGLSKDVVSSTDIGVPLAEGQMALLPANVSAFGEGLDIPEQEVRLFLAVREAAHTRLFTRVPWLSGHLLSAIESYARGIHIDMSKIEEVARDIDPSNPESMQAALSEGVFMPGRTPQQDAALVRLETALALVEGWVDELTATATANLPSSAALREMVRRRRATGGPAEQAFASLVGLELRPRRLRDAAALWAHLTEERGIDGRDAVWDHPDLLPTAEDLDDPQGFSQRRQLAESSDSEVDAALQRLLDGGFDEAPEAAEADPTDEPEKNDNDDDSSESGKA
- a CDS encoding PDZ domain-containing protein gives rise to the protein MTQPTHVDVPAPPSKATRDPRFTVMVVSGFLALLLGAAAILLPAPYVVESPGPTFNTIGEIDSQPLIEVDGRETFPTSGDLDLTTVYVTGGPGTQLGIFEVFRAWLDPTESVVPRELRYPPEVTQEDIQEQNAVAMTSSQESAIAAALAHLNIEFEEELSVAGLVEDAAAAGILEEGDVITSVDGTDVTNIGVLRDSLNAANGSAVDIGLLRDGGELTESVIPKESPEGDFQLGVGLVANFTFPFDITIALDNVGGPSAGSMFALGIVDLLTEGELTGGKHFAGTGTIDSAGSVGPIGGIRQKLAGAREAGAEVFLAPAANCDEVVGHVPDGLQVVRVETLDDAVEAVSTLGAGDDGADLPTCEAS